Proteins from a genomic interval of Sparus aurata chromosome 21, fSpaAur1.1, whole genome shotgun sequence:
- the espnlb gene encoding espin-like protein yields the protein MSHMKSMKSLRHAGFTAVFTGQTKLDSEELLEEVPIVDVILADIDSLVPTHDEAGCPIAEWKRQVMVRQLQVRLQDEEEQRRQGMDNGCTPVDGWKYSQTHNAVLGPFGELLTDDDLVYLQQQIETVSLQKRCQAYELELTRLTEELRSILPDPIVNISLNKEVLQQMDTEGKIQFTLPVWCSRVSEIVKSMSLLVANLTQTTEDGGERRIVEGMMEGMKGLHGVRDSLGTDLGQELGQEMVPAHGETSSGYRIPLIGMASAFSHRLETNSYSRARRERVEREIQQSGVSVRNLRSNFEGQIGAIYPFGGIVKGDPVMFGVSAANNQNDNASLNCGSNNCDPPKTRIPVMETTSLRKERIVVLFLSHWKKSAYAISVRAARQRQGQEAVSGRVTGASPPQRITSMFQFCQQRGAVDKMLNSWRNKLELKDVQKPSLSSSNSSQNPPPREAYSPEQFLPDVDGVAVSHDSLTLDLFMLGYFNILEQELSPEERKMRHLLCFEVFDHVGSFPWEVVRDFHKAVLQEIRAGSRQWSDGFEDIKVRFFGDSRPCRCPSPSPSSLLSDSRLVPKVIVQTATPDECGSDTHISCFNNEDICKYIDRSFAFWKEKEAELFDFVH from the exons AAGCTCGACAGTGAGGAGCTGTTGGAGGAGGTGCCCATCGTCGATGTGATCCTCGCTGACATTGACTCCCTGGTGCCCACTCACGATGAAGCCGGCTGCCCCATCGCTGAGTGGAAACGACAGGTGATGGTGCGGCAGCTGCAGGTCAGGCTGCAGGATgaggaggaacagaggagaCAG GGCATGGATAATGGCTGCACACCAGTGGATGGCTGGAAGTACTCGCAAACCCACAACGCAGTCCTCGGGCCCTTTGGCGAGCTCCTAACAGATGATGACCTGGtgtacctgcagcagcagattgAGACTGTTTCACTGCAGAAGCGCTGCCAGGCCTATGAGCTGGAGCTGACCAGGCTGACCGAGGAGCTGAGGTCGATTTTACCAGATCCGATTGTCAACATCTCGCTGAACAAAGAGGTCCTACAGCAGATGGACACAGAAGGGAAAATCCAGTTCACTTTGCCAGTGTGGTGCAGTCGTGTCTCGGAGATTGTTAAGAGTATGTCACTGCTGGTGGCTAATCTGACCCAAACCACAGAGGATGGGGGTGAGAGGAGGATAGTGGAAGGCATGATGGAGGGGATGAAGGGTTTGCATGGGGTCAGAGATAGTTTAGGAACTGATTTAGGCCAGGAATTGGGCCAAGAGATGGTGCCAGCACATGGTGAGACCTCCAGTGGATATAGGATTCCTCTTATAGGGATGGCGTCAGCCTTTAGCCATCGTCTAGAGACCAACAGCTACAGCAGAGCACGgagggagagggtggagagggagaTCCAACAGTCTGGGGTATCTGTCAGAAACCTCAGATCCAACTTTGAAGGTCAGATTGGTGCGATCTATCCCTTCGGTGGGATTGTGAAAGGAGACCCAGTAATGTTTGGAGTCTCGGCAGCGAACAACCAGAACGACAACGCAAGCCTCAACTGTGGTTCGAACAACTGTGATCCTCCAAAAACACGTATACCTGTGATGGAGACTACCAGCTTAAGGAAAGAGCGAATAGTGGTGCTTTTCCTGAGCCACTGGAAGAAATCTGCATATGCTATTTCAGTGAGAGCGGCGAGGCAGAGACAGGGACAGGAAGCAGTGTCAGGGAGAGTGACAGGAGCGTCGCCCCCACAGAGGATCACCTCCATGTTTCAATTCTGCCAACAACGGGGTGCTGTGGACAAGATGCTAAACTCCTGGAGGAATAAACTAGAGCTCAAAGATGTGCAAAaaccctctttgtcctcctctAACTCTTCACAAAATCCACCTCCTCGAGAAGCCTACTCCCCGGAACAATTCCTGCCAGACGTTGATGGTGTCGCAGTGAGCCACGACAGCTTGACCCTCGACCTCTTCATGTTGGGATACTTTAACATCTTAGAGCAGGAGCTGTCgcctgaggagaggaagatgagacaCCTGCTCTGCTTCGAAGTCTTCGACCATGTCGGCAGTTTCCCCTGGGAGGTAGTGAGGGACTTCCACAAGGCTGTTCTCCAGGAGATCCGGGCCGGCAGCCGACAGTGGAGCGATGGCTTCGAGGACATCAAAGTTCGCTTCTTTGGGGACTCAAGACCGTGCCGCTgtccatcaccatcaccatcgtCATTGTTGTCAGACTCCAGACTCGTGCCCAAAGTTATAGTTCAAACTGCAACTCCAGATGAGTgtggcagtgacacacacatcTCCTGTTTCAACAACGAAGACATTTGTAAATACATCGACCGAAGCTTTGCTTTCTGGAAAGAGAAGGAGGCAGAGCTGTTTGATTTTGTACATTAA
- the rab6bb gene encoding RAB6B, member RAS oncogene family b — MSAGGDLGNPLRKFKLVFLGEQSVGKTSLITRFMYDSFDNTYQATIGIDFLSKTMYLEDRTVRLQLWDTAGQERFRSLIPSYIRDSTVAVVVYDITNVNSFQQTCKWIDDVRTERGSDVIIMLVGNKTDLEEKRQIMIEEGEQRAKELNVMFIETSAKTGCNVKQLFRRVAAALPGMESLDDANPEGMIDIKLDKPAEPTVPEGGCSC, encoded by the exons ATGTCAGCCGGAGGAGATTTGGGGAACCCCCTGAGGAAATTTAAACTCGTGTTTTTGGGAGAGCAGAGCG TGGGGAAAACATCTCTCATCACTAGATTCATGTATGACAGTTTCGACAACACATATCAG GCGACCATCGGAATAGACTTCCTATCAAAGACGATGTACCTGGAAGACCGAACA GTAAGGCTGCAGCTGTGGGACACTGCTGGACAGGAGCGTTTCAGGAGCCTCATCCCCAGCTACATAAGAGACTCTACAGTAGCTGTGGTCGTCTATGACATTACAA ATGTGAATTCATTCCAGCAGACCTGCAAATGGATTGATGATgtcaggacagagagaggaagtgatgtcatcatcatgctgGTCGGCAACAAAACAGATCTGGAGGAGAAGAG gCAAATCATGATCGAGGAAGGGGAGCAGAGAGCCAAAGAGCTGAACGTCATGTTCATCGAGACCAGTGCCAAGACGGGCTGCAATGTCAAACAG CTGTTTCGTCGGGTGGCAGCAGCCCTACCCGGAATGGAAAGCTTGGACGATGCAAATCCTGAAGGCA TGATCGACATCAAGCTGGACAAACCGGCAGAACCTACTGTCCCCGAGGGCGGGTGCTCATGTTAA
- the aire gene encoding autoimmune regulator isoform X2, which produces MSQVGAVRDTNLRSLLRELRTDIAMAVGDPFPLVYGLADKNIISDQLLKDTLEREGREGIHKAMYSLLSWLLEQSRPTIQAFWSNLSKDYNRDSYPKLQALLTKLHSRRDAGEKRSSGGHKTPHSKKRSHDDRVTNSRDQQPQYHAKTSDGPGGKVKLYRVKSEAPAPQLTSGNSVQPVSSSVQTPVTLPSSTSSSSSSAKLPVSHEAREKLLIKQVFGSDDKSLGSARKCMNVGGEFYSCRQSEEINEASKSSAARKTFHHRGETTTDMVHYNDDECAVCKDGGELICCDGCPRAFHLTCLDPPLKSIPSGPWQCEWCRGNRVKTESAQLPLQPLIARSQQTNTSDSITDVSFFSSLSSSSLTGGTPSINGSSGRNQCSGGELVSVREVCGVCHLAGGDLTHCLQCLGRFHAHCHFSKGRSVCLSCSRPWGGSAEKEAESRGLQLAPVLQNTLSHDQSSSVPEPVLHKDELDSILGDQGSIDGILQWAFHNISRPLPDSQGCYQ; this is translated from the exons ATGTCCCAAGTGGGAGCTGTTAGGGACACAAACCTTCGCTCTCTGCTGAGGGAGCTGCGGACTGACATCGCCATGGCTGTAGGCGACCCTTTCCCTCTCGTCTACGGTCTGGCAGACAAAAACATCATCAGTGACCAGCTACTGAAG gATACTTTGGAAAGGGAGGGCAGAGAAGGGATCCACAAGGCCATGTACTCTCTCCTGTCCTGGCTGTTGGAGCAGAGCAGACCCACCATCCAGGCTTTCTGGAGCAACTTGTCCAAAGACTATAACCGGGACAGCTACCCCAAACTGCAGGCGCTGCTCACTAAACTGCACTCGA GACGGGATGCTGGTGAGAAGAGATCCTCTGGAGGCCATAAAACacctcacagcaagaagagGAGCCACGACGACAGAGTGACAAACTCACGCGATCAGCAGCCGCAGTATCATGCCAAGACAAGCGACGGACCAG GTGGTAAAGTGAAGCTCTACAGAGTGAAGAGTGAAGCTCCAGCCCCACAGCTCACATCTGGAAACA GTGTTCAGCCGGTGTCCTCCTCAGTACAGACGCCAGTCACTCTGCCCTCCTCCacttcgtcctcctcctcctcagctaaGCTGCCTGTCAGCCATGAGGCCAGAGAGAAGCTCCTCATCAAGCAGGTGTTTGGCTCAGATGATAAGTCACTAG GAAGTGCCAGAAAGTGCATGAATGTAGGTGGGGAGTTTTACTCCTGTCGTCAGTCAGAGGAAATAAATGAAGCGTCCAAGTCCAGCGCTGCTAGGAAGACGTTTCACCACAGGGGGGAGACAACCACAGACATG GTTcattataatgatgatgagtGTGCGGTGTGTAAGGACGGAGGCGAGCTGATCTGTTGTGATGGCTGTCCTCGAGCTTTTCACCTGACCTGCCTGGACCCTCCACTCAAATCCATACCAAG TGGTCCCTGGCAGTGTGAGTGGTGCCGTGGCAACAGAGTGAAAACCGAGTCAGCCCAGCTACCTTTACAA CCACTCATTGCCCGGTCTCAGCAAACAAACACCAGCGACTCCATCACAGAcgtctctttcttctcctcgcTGTCGTCCTCGTCTCTCACCGGCGGCACACCTTCTATAAATGGGAGCAGCGGCAGGAACCAG TGCTCGGGTGGAGAGCTGGTCAGTGTGAGGGAGGTGTGTGGTGTTTGTCACCTCGCGGGAGGAGACCTGACTCACTGTCTTCAGTGTTTGGGGCGTTTCCACGCACACTGCCACTTCTCCAA AGGCCGATCCGTCTGCCTGTCCTGCTCCAGGCCCTGGGGCGGCTCTGCGGAGAAGGAAGCTGAATCCAGAGGCTTACAG CTCGCCCCAGTGCTTCAAAATACACTGAGTCACGATCAGAGCTCCTCTGTCCCCGAGCCCGTCCTCCATAAAGATGAACTGGACTCCATCCTGGGAGAC CAGGGCTCCATCGACGGCATCTTGCAGTGGGCGTTCCACAACATCTCTCGGCCTCTTCCAGACTCTCAAGGATGCTACCAGTGA
- the aire gene encoding autoimmune regulator isoform X1, producing the protein MSQVGAVRDTNLRSLLRELRTDIAMAVGDPFPLVYGLADKNIISDQLLKDTLEREGREGIHKAMYSLLSWLLEQSRPTIQAFWSNLSKDYNRDSYPKLQALLTKLHSRRDAGEKRSSGGHKTPHSKKRSHDDRVTNSRDQQPQYHAKTSDGPGGKVKLYRVKSEAPAPQLTSGNSVQPVSSSVQTPVTLPSSTSSSSSSAKLPVSHEAREKLLIKQVFGSDDKSLVSVMSTGSARKCMNVGGEFYSCRQSEEINEASKSSAARKTFHHRGETTTDMVHYNDDECAVCKDGGELICCDGCPRAFHLTCLDPPLKSIPSGPWQCEWCRGNRVKTESAQLPLQPLIARSQQTNTSDSITDVSFFSSLSSSSLTGGTPSINGSSGRNQCSGGELVSVREVCGVCHLAGGDLTHCLQCLGRFHAHCHFSKGRSVCLSCSRPWGGSAEKEAESRGLQLAPVLQNTLSHDQSSSVPEPVLHKDELDSILGDQGSIDGILQWAFHNISRPLPDSQGCYQ; encoded by the exons ATGTCCCAAGTGGGAGCTGTTAGGGACACAAACCTTCGCTCTCTGCTGAGGGAGCTGCGGACTGACATCGCCATGGCTGTAGGCGACCCTTTCCCTCTCGTCTACGGTCTGGCAGACAAAAACATCATCAGTGACCAGCTACTGAAG gATACTTTGGAAAGGGAGGGCAGAGAAGGGATCCACAAGGCCATGTACTCTCTCCTGTCCTGGCTGTTGGAGCAGAGCAGACCCACCATCCAGGCTTTCTGGAGCAACTTGTCCAAAGACTATAACCGGGACAGCTACCCCAAACTGCAGGCGCTGCTCACTAAACTGCACTCGA GACGGGATGCTGGTGAGAAGAGATCCTCTGGAGGCCATAAAACacctcacagcaagaagagGAGCCACGACGACAGAGTGACAAACTCACGCGATCAGCAGCCGCAGTATCATGCCAAGACAAGCGACGGACCAG GTGGTAAAGTGAAGCTCTACAGAGTGAAGAGTGAAGCTCCAGCCCCACAGCTCACATCTGGAAACA GTGTTCAGCCGGTGTCCTCCTCAGTACAGACGCCAGTCACTCTGCCCTCCTCCacttcgtcctcctcctcctcagctaaGCTGCCTGTCAGCCATGAGGCCAGAGAGAAGCTCCTCATCAAGCAGGTGTTTGGCTCAGATGATAAGTCACTAG TCTCTGTCATGTCAACAGGAAGTGCCAGAAAGTGCATGAATGTAGGTGGGGAGTTTTACTCCTGTCGTCAGTCAGAGGAAATAAATGAAGCGTCCAAGTCCAGCGCTGCTAGGAAGACGTTTCACCACAGGGGGGAGACAACCACAGACATG GTTcattataatgatgatgagtGTGCGGTGTGTAAGGACGGAGGCGAGCTGATCTGTTGTGATGGCTGTCCTCGAGCTTTTCACCTGACCTGCCTGGACCCTCCACTCAAATCCATACCAAG TGGTCCCTGGCAGTGTGAGTGGTGCCGTGGCAACAGAGTGAAAACCGAGTCAGCCCAGCTACCTTTACAA CCACTCATTGCCCGGTCTCAGCAAACAAACACCAGCGACTCCATCACAGAcgtctctttcttctcctcgcTGTCGTCCTCGTCTCTCACCGGCGGCACACCTTCTATAAATGGGAGCAGCGGCAGGAACCAG TGCTCGGGTGGAGAGCTGGTCAGTGTGAGGGAGGTGTGTGGTGTTTGTCACCTCGCGGGAGGAGACCTGACTCACTGTCTTCAGTGTTTGGGGCGTTTCCACGCACACTGCCACTTCTCCAA AGGCCGATCCGTCTGCCTGTCCTGCTCCAGGCCCTGGGGCGGCTCTGCGGAGAAGGAAGCTGAATCCAGAGGCTTACAG CTCGCCCCAGTGCTTCAAAATACACTGAGTCACGATCAGAGCTCCTCTGTCCCCGAGCCCGTCCTCCATAAAGATGAACTGGACTCCATCCTGGGAGAC CAGGGCTCCATCGACGGCATCTTGCAGTGGGCGTTCCACAACATCTCTCGGCCTCTTCCAGACTCTCAAGGATGCTACCAGTGA
- the amotl2b gene encoding angiomotin-like 2b has product MASTEEPSGTVLHRLIQEQLRYGNPTDTRTLLAIQQQALRGGSGSNSGPSSGGDMGRSPRSSLESLTQEDPQFPQLSARQEPQGQEHQGDYHHSESGYQLYQLHGEELPTYEQAKAHSQYLASHWAPAGPIRQLHEGTLLHEGAFHEEADLMELKCSHVRSLSEHRMQISLERNDAAAKAEALKSNSHSYPELPYYTPQSPGHSLDKRCPPPEYSAPIQGQGFIPHQVQEPMQAQQHRYVQSSQPEEVPCYSTFNSLPPAGLEEPNQVELLLMENERLRQELEAHREKTSRIQKLEQEIQRISEAYETLMQGSTKRENLEQTLRRRLVAEIRRLQDFNRDLRENLENARTHVAKEVEAADHNQHIMAKLLEQNEEQNFERERVERELERLRTTAEEQGTRAKRLEEALDAARGRGRQLEEELRRKRAYVEKVERLQSALAQLQSTCEKRESLEMKLRTRLEQELRSLRAQQRQSQPPGVTMSSLQERLREREERILALEADMVRWEQKYLEESTMRQFAMEVAATAAAQRDTTIINHSPCHSSNNSFNEDLPVADYRNQEMENRIRALYAQILEKDAVIKILNQRLHHDQGRKDEQSPRTNLLNMAAASLRPASSTPSISTTTSTTKSRGKSLSDDQTLPCRQFSAQSEPGTLERQVERTKAKEAASTTKLNSDKTAPKKLLLNPFRGLEELESEAVEIFI; this is encoded by the exons ATGGCGTCCACCGAAGAGCCGTCTGGCACGGTCCTGCACCGGCTCATCCAGGAGCAGCTCCGCTATGGAAACCCCACAGACACGCGCACCTTATTAGCCATCCAGCAGCAGGCCCTGCGTGGAGGCAGTGGCAGCAACAGTGGACCCAGCAGTGGGGGCGACATGGGCAGGAGCCCACGATCCTCCCTGGAGAGTCTCACCCAGGAGGACCCTCAGTTCCCTCAGCTCTCTGCCAGGCAGGAGCCCCAGGGCCAGGAGCACCAGGGGGACTACCACCACTCAGAGAGTGGCTACCAGCTCTACCAGCTGCACGGGGAAGAGCTGCCCACCTACGAGCAGGCCAAGGCACATTCACAGTATCTGGCCTCACACTGGGCCCCTGCAGGCCCCATCAGGCAGCTCCACGAGGGGACACTCCTGCACGAGGGGGCCTTCCACGAAGAAGCAGACCTGATGGAGCTGAAGTGCAGCCATGTGCGGTCGCTCAGCGAGCATCGCATGCAGATATCTCTGGAGAGAAACGATGCAGCTGCTAAGGCGGAGGCTCTCAAGAGCAACTCGCACAGCTACCCCGAGCTTCCTTACTACACGCCGCAGAGCCCGGGCCACAGCCTGGACAAGCGCTGCCCACCCCCGGAGTACTCAGCCCCCATCCAGGGCCAAGGATTTATCCCTCACCAGGTCCAGGAGCCGATGCAGGCCCAGCAGCACAG GTATGTCCAGTCCAGTCAGCCAGAAGAAGTTCCCTGCTACagcacatttaacagcctgccACCTGCTGGTTTGGAGGAGCCCAAccaggtggagctgctgctgatggagaATGAGAGGCTGAGGCAGGAGCTGGAGGCGCACAGGGAGAAGACCAGCCGTATTCAGAAG TTGGAGCAGGAGATCCAGCGTATCTCGGAGGCCTATGAGACACTGATGCAGGGCAGCACTAAGCGGGAAAACCTGGAGCAGACACTGAGGAGGAGGCTAGTGGCTGAGATCAGGAGGCTGCAGGACTTCAACAGAGACCTTAGAG AGAACTTGGAAAATGCGAGAACGCACGTCGCGAAAGAAGTCGAAGCAGCCGACCACAACCAGCACATCATGGCGAAGCTGCTCGAACAGA ATGAGGAGCAGAACTTTGAGCGAGAGCGCGTCGAGCGGGAGCTGGAGCGGTTGCGAACCACAGCGGAAGAGCAGGGCACCAGGGCCAAACGGCTCGAGGAGGCTTTGGACGCAGCTCGCGGGCGAGGCCGCCAGCTCGAGGAGGAGCTAAGGAGGAAGAGGGCGTATGTGGAGAAGGTGGAGCGCCTCCAGAGTGCTCTGGCTCAGCTGCAGTCCACCTGCGAGAAGAGGGAGAGCCTGGAGATGAAGCTGAGGACGCGGCTGGAGCAGGAGCTGAGGAGTCTGAGGGCGCAACAG AGGCAGTCCCAGCCGCCAGGGGTGACCATGAGCTCTCTCCAAGAGCGCCTGCGCGAGCGCGAGGAGAGAATCTTGGCCCTCGAGGCCGACATGGTCCGCTGGGAGCAGAAGTATTTGGAAGAGAGCACAATGAGGCAGTTTGCAATGGAAGTTGCTGCCACCGCTGCTGCACAGAG agaCACGACCATCATCAACCATTCGCCCTGCCACTCTTCgaacaacagcttcaatgaggaCCTCCCTGTCGCTGACTACAGGAATCAGGAGATGGAGAACAG GATCCGTGCTCTCTACGCTCAGATCTTGGAAAAAGACGCAGTGATCAAGATCCTGAACCAGCGGCTGCACCACGACCAGGGGCGGAAGGACGAGCAAAGCCCTCGCACGAATCTCCTGAACATGGCGGCGGCGTCTCTCCGACCCGCCTCCTCCACTCcctccatcagcaccaccaccagcaccacaaaGAGTCGAG GTAAGAGTCTCTCTGACGATCAGACTTTGCCGTGCCGCCAGTTCTCCGCTCAGTCCGAACCTGGAACGCTAGAACGGCAGGTGGAGAGAACCAAAGCCAAAGAGGCTGCCAGCACCACTAAGCTCAACAGTG ACAAGACAGCGCCGAAGAAGTTGCTATTAAACCCGTTCAGAggcctggaggagctggagtcGGAGGCGGTGGAAATCTTCATTTAG